In the Bacillus sp. HSf4 genome, TTGGGAGGTGGACAATTATGAAGCAACGCGTACATCCTGTCTCAGCTTTAATTATGGCGTTTGGAATTTTTGGCTTTGCCTATTTTGCCTTCACAAGTCCAGGCCAGCTGCTGCAATACCTGCTCGTGTTTGCTGCAGTCGGCGCGATCATCTACTTTGTGATCAGGCGTATTTCCAATCGTGCTATGGGCAGTGAAGGAGCCGCTTTTAAAAAGGCAGCCAAACAATCCAACAGGCGTTTTCAGGACCATAAAAAACGCTCCTCAAAAGGCCGTGTCAATCATCTTAGAAGCGTGCCTTCTATCAATAAATCAAAGCCTGTACTGGTCAAGAAAAAAAGCCAGACGCAGCTGACAGTGATTGAAGGCAAAAAAAGCAAAAAGAAAAACAGGGCTTTCTTTTAATACGTCCACTGTTTCAAAAATAATTCTGTTCGTTTTTTACCTAGCTCAATCAGAGCTAGTTTTTTTTCTGCTGAAAGCGCAAATTCAGTCGACAGCACTTCTTCCACGGGCAAAAAAATCACGTTCCGTTCATGCTTCGTGGAAATATGCCTGGCATCGTGCGCTTCCTTCATGGTTTCAAAAAGCGCCCCGAACAGCTCAAACGCATTATTGATCGTTTTCTTCGGCCTCTCTTTTTCATTGGGCATCAATGTGACGCCTAAAACCGGGCGCTTTTTTTCAGCGGTAAACAGCCAAATCGGAAAATTGCTCAGCACCCCGCCGTCAACAACTGTACTAATGCCGGCCGAGGATTTCAGTTTAACCGGTTCAAAAAAATAAGGGATGCTGCAGCTCATCCGCACCGCCCTCGCAACCGAAAAACGATCCGGATTCAAACCGTATCGATGAAGATCGTCAGGCAACACAAGCATCTTACCGTTCGTCAAGTCGGAAGCGATCACCTTGAGCTTTCCCTTTTCAAAATCGCCGAACACGGAAATGCCTTTCTCTTTTAATTTCGCGGAAATCCAGTTTTCTAATTTATCTCCTTTATATAACCCTAACCGCCAATAAATCGAGACCCACTGCAGCAGCTTTAAAGGCAAAAACGAAAAACGCGGATCAAGAAGATCGCCTTCATTTAGTTCCTCCAACATTCTGCGGATCTCTTGACTCGTATACCCGGCTGCAATAAACGATGCAATAATTGAGCCGGCGCTTGTTCCGGCCAGTCTCTTAAAACGGAAGCCCCGTTTTTCAAGCGTTTCATATGCCCCTGCCAGTGCGATGCCTTTCATTCCGCCGCCTGAAAAAACCCCGTCTATGTACATGCCCTTCTCCCCCCTTAAAAGATGGCCCTAACACCATTTTAAGAAGGGATCGGTAAAAAAAGACCATAAGACAAGGAGGCCGGCAAATGAAAAAAGCCGCCGGTGATCCGGTCGGCTTTTTTTACTGGTTTTCCTGTTCATTTCTTTTTTGAACGCTTCTCAAGTCGTCGATTCTTTTGCGGTCGTCTTCAAAGTATTGCACAAGATCTCCGACCCGATCGATGCTGTTCCAGCTTAAATGATGTTCAATGCCTTCGACATCATCATATATTTTCTCTTCGTCAACACCAATGATTCGCAAAAACTGCTCCAATAATTCATGTCTGTATACTAAACGCTTGCCTATTTTTTTCCCTTTAGGCGTCAGCACAAGTCCGCGATACTTCTCATAAATCAAATATTCGTCTTTATCGAGTTTTTGAACCATTTTTGTAACCGAGGAGGGATGGACGGCTAAAGCCTCTGCAATATCTGAGACTCTGGCATATCCTTTTTCTTCTATCAGCATATAAATTTGTTCTATGTAATCTTCCATACTCGGTGTTGTCATCAAATCCCTCCAAATCACACCTATTCAAATCATAACAAGTTTACACTATGTGCATGTAAAAAACAAGCAATCAGATAACGTTTTCACAGAGTTATCTCTTATAGTTCCATTCATCTGTCACATATTTCGTCCGGGCAAGTTCCTCGACAAATTCGGTTTCTTCCCGTGAGAGTTCATAGGGCTCCAAATGGATGTTCAGCCCTTTTTCAAACCCTGTTTTAAACGCAGCGCTCGCTTCTTCAATCGTCACCCGTTTGGCCGCGAGCTCATTAATGGCGACCGCCTTCTCCTTAAAGCTTCGCTGCATGCGCTCTCTGATGCGGTCGTTTTTGTAAATGAACAAATCAAACAGCTTGTCTTCATCAAGATCAAGGAGAATCGACCCGTGCTGAAGAATGACCCCTTTTTGTCTCGTCTGGGCGCTTCCGGCAACCTTTCTGCCCTCGACGACGAGCTCATACCAGGAAGGCGCGTCAAAACATACGGATGACCGCGGGCTTTTGAGGCTCTGCTTTTCTTTCTCTGTTCTCGGGATAGCGAAATACGCGTCAAGCCCCAGCTCCCTGAATCCTTGAAGGATGCCCTCAGAAATAACCCTGTAGGCTTCCGTCACCGTCTTCGGCATTTCCGGATGTTCTTCAGAGACGATGACACTATATGTAAGCTCTTGATCGTGGAGAACACCCCTTCCTCCCGTCGGCCTTCTGACAAAACCTAAACCGTGTCTTTTGACGGCTTCGAGGTCGACTTCCTTTTCAATGTTTTGAAAATAGCCGACCGATAGCGTTGGCGGATTCCATCCGTAAAAGCGGATGGTCGGCGGAATTTTCTGCTCGCTGTGCCAATAAAGCAGCGCCTCGTCAAGTGCCATATTATAAGCGGGGTCTTGTCGCCCCGAATCGATAAAACACCAAGTTTCCTTTTCCATCAACACATACCCTCTTTTTCTTTGGTATAAAATAAGTCTACCATTCCCTTTGAAAATTGAAAATAAATTCAGCTTAATCAGATGACAGATTTCTGTGCCTTTACTATAATAGTAGTTGTCTTACATATCGAAAAATCCCGCTTACAGGGATGATGGAAAAAGGAGTCGGATCAGATTGTCTACCAGCAGTATTATCATTCTCATCATTTGCGCCGCGCTCATTGTCTATGCGGTCGTTTCATACATCTATCAGCAGCGGATTATGAAAACCTTGACAGAAGAAGAATTCAGGGCCGGTTACCGGAAGGCGCAGCTCATTGATGTGCGTGAACCGAACGAATATGAAGGCGGTCACATTTTAGGGGCACGAAACATACCGCTCTCACAGATGAAACAGCGAAAAGCTGAAATCCGCCCTGACAAACCCGTTTATCTATACTGCCAAAACAATGTCAGAAGCGGGCGCGCCGCACAGATGCTGCGCAAGCACGGCTGTCAGGAAATCTACAACCTGAAGGGCGGCTTCAAAAAGTGGAGCGGAAAAATTAAAGCAAAAAAATAATGAAGCGAGCTGTCCCTTTAGACAGCAGACTGCACAAAATCCTAAAGCTTAAACGTTTTAGGATTTTGTTATGTTTATTCACCCGGCTTGGCCCTTTTAAAATACCGGGAACACAGCTTTTTTACGCAGAGAAAAAGCCGGCGCAACCGCCGGCTTCTGCATTATTTCTTCAGATCTTCAATTGAATTGACATCTTTCATATATGTTGGAACGACTAGGCCGAGTTTGACTCCGGTCATGCTTGTTCCGATGTCTTCAAACTTGCCTTCATATTTTTCCGCATATGTTTTGTGTGTTTTCGGCAGCCATGCAGCTGTTGAAGCATCGATGCTTCCGTTTGCGATTCCAGTCCACATCGGGCCGGCTTCCACTTGGCTGAGTGTGACGTCATAACCCAGATCTTCAAGAACTTTCGCGACTACATTTGTGCTGGCGATTTCACTGTCCCATGCGACATAGCCAAGCTTAATTTTTTCGCCGTCGGCTTTCTCAACGCCTTTTGTCCATTTTTCAACGAGATCTTGATGTTTTTTCACGAAATCAGCTGCAGCGTCTGCAGGTTTTTTGCCTTCCTGGATGGCAAGCATCACTTCACCCATGTCATCTTCCGTCCAGCTGAATTGGCTTAACAGCTTGTTTGCGCCTGGGTGATCGTCTTTAAATCCTTTGCGTGTTACGGTATGGATTTCTTCGGCATCACCGTATGAACCTTTAGGGTCTTTTAAATATTTAAGATCATATTTTGCGAACATCCAATGCGGTGTCCATCCCGTAATGATAATCGGTTCTTTTTTGTCGTACGCTTTTTTGAGGGCGGCTGTCATCGCCGAGCTTGATCCAGATGTTACCGTCCATTTGCTCAGATCATAGTCTTTCACCGCTTTATCCGTCGCAGTCATGATGCCTGCACCCGGATCAATACCGGTAATTTTATGATCGACCTGCTCACCTACTGAAGCATTTTCATTATTGCTGCTTCCGCAAGCGGCCAGCCCTAATGTCAGAGCAGCCGCGGCGCCGATTCCGGCCATCTTTTTCCACATTATGCATTCCCCCCGTTTTTTTTCAGTTTTATATTTTGTGTAACCCGGTCAAGTACGATTGCGATAATGACAATCGCAAGGCCGGTTTCAACACCAGTTCCCGTTTTCAGCTGTGTCACTGCGCGGTAGACTTCTTCTCCGAGTCCTGGCGCGCCCACCATTGAGGCGATGACAACCATTGATAAGGCAAGCATGATGCTTTGGTTGATACCCGCAAGGATCGTTTTTGTCGCCAGCGGCAGCTGAACCTTAAAGAGCCTTTGGCTTGTCGTCGACCCGAATGCTTCCGTTGCTTCGATCAAATCCTCAGGCACCTGCTGAATGCCCAGGATCGTCATCCGGATGGTTGGAGGCATCGCAAAAATAACGGAAGCCACAACACCCGGAACAACCCCGATATTGAAGAAGAAAATGGCCGGAAGCAGATAAACGAACGCCGGCATCGTCTGCATTAAATCAAGGATAGGCGTAACGATTCTTTGGACCGTTTTCTTTTGAGATCCCCAAATGCCGACGGGAATCCCGATAATGACGGAAATCAAAACGGATGTGACGACGAGCGCCAATGTCTCAAGCATCGCGTCCCAATACCCGAGATAATCGATAATTAAAAATCCGATCAATGTGAAAAGTGCGATTCCTCTTTTGCTGATCAGCCAAACGAGCGCGGCAAATATGACGGTCAAAATGACCGGCGGAATCATGCCGAGCCCTTGAACAATCGAATCAACAAACGTTTCCAGCCCGTTGGCGATTCCGTCGAACACGCCTCCGAACGACATGGTCAGCCAGTCGACGAACTGATCGATCCAATCGGCCAAAGGAATGCGGGGAAGCGAGGATAGTGTAAACATCTTATCTCACCTCCTGGATGACAGCTTCTGTTTCTTCAGCTGCTTGATGATCTGCGTTGATATATTGGTCATTACCGGCGAGGGCCCCGATCAGAGCGCCTTTAACGATAATGCCTTTCATCCGCTCATTTTCATCGACAACAGCGATTGGAATGCTGGCGTCTGAAACCATTTCAAAAATGTCAGTGAGGACGACATCATGTTGAACCGTCCTTATGTCTTTTGAAATGACCGTTTCCAGAGGCTGGCCTTTTTCAGCCGCTTTCTTGGCAGTCTCCGCATCAATTGTGCCAAGGAGCCTGCTGTGCTTATCAACCGCGTAAATGGATGAAATCCCCAGGTTTTTCATCAGCGTCAATGCAACACGGGGACCTTTATCAACGGGCACGGTTTCCGCGCGCTTCATAATGTGGCCGGCCGTCAGCACTTTGGATAAATCAACATCCTCAACGAATTTTTCAACATATTCGTTCGATGGATTCATCAGGATTTCTTCCGGCGTGCCGATTTGCACGATGTTCCCGTCCTTCATCAGCGCGATGCGGTCGCCGATTCGCAATGCTTCATCGAGATCGTGCGTGATGAAAATAATCGTTTTACCTACAGATTCATGCAAATCCAAGAGTTCATCCTGCATATCTTTGCGGATCAGCGGATCAAGAGCGCTGAATGCTTCATCCATCAGCAGAATATCGGGATCATTCGTTAATGCGCGGGCAAGTCCGACGCGCTGCTGCATCCCGCCGCTCAGCTGATCCGGATATTGGTGTTCATATCCTTCAAGACCGACAAGCTGTAATGATTCAAGCGCTTTTGCCTGGCGTTTCGCTTTGTCTACCCCCTGAAGCTCCAAACCATACTCCGTATTTTCCAGAATGGTTCTGTGCGGAAAGAGGGCGAATTTTTGGAAGACCATGCTGATTTTTTTCCGGCGGACTTCCCGAAGCTGGTCTTTGGACATATTTGTTATCATGTCACCATCTATGTACACATTTCCGGCAGTCGGTTCAATTAGGCGGTTTAACATCCGCACCAAAGTTGATTTACCGCTCCCTGATAGACCCATGATGACAAATATCTCACCATCGTACACGCTGAAATCTGCTTGGTTCACACCAACGGTTGCCCCGGTTTCTTTTAAGATTTCTTTTTTGCTTTTGCCGGCGGCAAGCAGCTGCAGCGCTTTTTTTGTCTGTTTTCCGAAAACCTTTGATACTTTTTCGACTTTTATTTTAATCGGTTTATCATCTAAATTCATATTTCTCCTCCCGTTCTAAGCAATCTTATATACCGTAACACTTATGTAACATATCAGACAAACGGCATATTCTCTTTAATTTTGTATCATACCTTCATATATCTCGCTGTCCCCCTGTAACCTTGCGAATGCTTCTAAATGCTCCGGTATCCTCTTTTATTAAGGTAAATTAAACCATTACCTTATGAAAAACCCTTGAAACTATCACGTTTTTAAAGATAATTATCATTTTTCATTTTAATTTACTCGTTTTTACTATTCCAGAAAGGTAAAATCCTGTTGGACCGCTATAGAATCCGCTTACAAATATAAAAAAAGCGGCGAGATCAACTCGCCGCTTTTTGGTCAGTTCTTTTGAAAGCGAAGCACGGGCTGGCGTGCCGCTTTTGTCTCGTCCATTCGCTTAACAACGGTTTTGTGGGGGGCTTCCTGAACGATTTCAGGGTTTTCCTCCGCTTCTGTTGCAATCTGGATCATCGTTTCGATAAACGCATCGAGCGTTTCTTTTGACTCCGTTTCCGTCGGCTCAATCATGATGCATTCTTCAACATTGAGCGGAAAGTATATGGTCGGCGGATGGAAGCCGAAATCCAAGAGGCGCTTGGCGATATCAAGCGTTCTGACACCGAGCTTTTTCT is a window encoding:
- a CDS encoding SA1362 family protein, which translates into the protein MKQRVHPVSALIMAFGIFGFAYFAFTSPGQLLQYLLVFAAVGAIIYFVIRRISNRAMGSEGAAFKKAAKQSNRRFQDHKKRSSKGRVNHLRSVPSINKSKPVLVKKKSQTQLTVIEGKKSKKKNRAFF
- a CDS encoding patatin-like phospholipase family protein, with protein sequence MYIDGVFSGGGMKGIALAGAYETLEKRGFRFKRLAGTSAGSIIASFIAAGYTSQEIRRMLEELNEGDLLDPRFSFLPLKLLQWVSIYWRLGLYKGDKLENWISAKLKEKGISVFGDFEKGKLKVIASDLTNGKMLVLPDDLHRYGLNPDRFSVARAVRMSCSIPYFFEPVKLKSSAGISTVVDGGVLSNFPIWLFTAEKKRPVLGVTLMPNEKERPKKTINNAFELFGALFETMKEAHDARHISTKHERNVIFLPVEEVLSTEFALSAEKKLALIELGKKRTELFLKQWTY
- the mntR gene encoding transcriptional regulator MntR, whose product is MTTPSMEDYIEQIYMLIEEKGYARVSDIAEALAVHPSSVTKMVQKLDKDEYLIYEKYRGLVLTPKGKKIGKRLVYRHELLEQFLRIIGVDEEKIYDDVEGIEHHLSWNSIDRVGDLVQYFEDDRKRIDDLRSVQKRNEQENQ
- a CDS encoding biotin/lipoate A/B protein ligase family protein, which translates into the protein MEKETWCFIDSGRQDPAYNMALDEALLYWHSEQKIPPTIRFYGWNPPTLSVGYFQNIEKEVDLEAVKRHGLGFVRRPTGGRGVLHDQELTYSVIVSEEHPEMPKTVTEAYRVISEGILQGFRELGLDAYFAIPRTEKEKQSLKSPRSSVCFDAPSWYELVVEGRKVAGSAQTRQKGVILQHGSILLDLDEDKLFDLFIYKNDRIRERMQRSFKEKAVAINELAAKRVTIEEASAAFKTGFEKGLNIHLEPYELSREETEFVEELARTKYVTDEWNYKR
- a CDS encoding rhodanese-like domain-containing protein — protein: MSTSSIIILIICAALIVYAVVSYIYQQRIMKTLTEEEFRAGYRKAQLIDVREPNEYEGGHILGARNIPLSQMKQRKAEIRPDKPVYLYCQNNVRSGRAAQMLRKHGCQEIYNLKGGFKKWSGKIKAKK
- a CDS encoding glycine betaine ABC transporter substrate-binding protein, which encodes MWKKMAGIGAAAALTLGLAACGSSNNENASVGEQVDHKITGIDPGAGIMTATDKAVKDYDLSKWTVTSGSSSAMTAALKKAYDKKEPIIITGWTPHWMFAKYDLKYLKDPKGSYGDAEEIHTVTRKGFKDDHPGANKLLSQFSWTEDDMGEVMLAIQEGKKPADAAADFVKKHQDLVEKWTKGVEKADGEKIKLGYVAWDSEIASTNVVAKVLEDLGYDVTLSQVEAGPMWTGIANGSIDASTAAWLPKTHKTYAEKYEGKFEDIGTSMTGVKLGLVVPTYMKDVNSIEDLKK
- the opuAB gene encoding glycine/proline betaine ABC transporter permease subunit OpuAB, with protein sequence MFTLSSLPRIPLADWIDQFVDWLTMSFGGVFDGIANGLETFVDSIVQGLGMIPPVILTVIFAALVWLISKRGIALFTLIGFLIIDYLGYWDAMLETLALVVTSVLISVIIGIPVGIWGSQKKTVQRIVTPILDLMQTMPAFVYLLPAIFFFNIGVVPGVVASVIFAMPPTIRMTILGIQQVPEDLIEATEAFGSTTSQRLFKVQLPLATKTILAGINQSIMLALSMVVIASMVGAPGLGEEVYRAVTQLKTGTGVETGLAIVIIAIVLDRVTQNIKLKKNGGNA
- the opuAA gene encoding glycine/proline betaine ABC transporter ATP-binding protein OpuAA, yielding MNLDDKPIKIKVEKVSKVFGKQTKKALQLLAAGKSKKEILKETGATVGVNQADFSVYDGEIFVIMGLSGSGKSTLVRMLNRLIEPTAGNVYIDGDMITNMSKDQLREVRRKKISMVFQKFALFPHRTILENTEYGLELQGVDKAKRQAKALESLQLVGLEGYEHQYPDQLSGGMQQRVGLARALTNDPDILLMDEAFSALDPLIRKDMQDELLDLHESVGKTIIFITHDLDEALRIGDRIALMKDGNIVQIGTPEEILMNPSNEYVEKFVEDVDLSKVLTAGHIMKRAETVPVDKGPRVALTLMKNLGISSIYAVDKHSRLLGTIDAETAKKAAEKGQPLETVISKDIRTVQHDVVLTDIFEMVSDASIPIAVVDENERMKGIIVKGALIGALAGNDQYINADHQAAEETEAVIQEVR